Proteins encoded together in one Variovorax paradoxus EPS window:
- a CDS encoding FGGY family carbohydrate kinase, which yields MMPNILIGVDMGSSSLKALALEVGSGRAVALSRMPLPHDRLAGGGCEVGAAAIRAALTHVLRDVAHQLGPRAAEVRAMACTGHGAGLYALDANNELVGGRAVASTDQRADARARTLAKSQGARLFEDVGCGPWPGQPTVIAAELLGADAVQRGELRRLLFAKDYLGFLLTGEIATDASDASTAGLVSLATGGWSQIAFDASGLTDLGAHNFGPILPSGTVLGKLRASEAALCGLPAGIPVAMGAIDLLASMTAICAERRGRAVQVFGTWCVNAVIGPVMEPKPAVASIVNFGRTHERLYMENSPSSMANIAWLAGVLALPDARAVVDLAMTVPLGANGLRFAPFINGGGGVTAGFVGMKSHHTRADMARAVVDAVAALHVRQTARLAAGGLAVSASTVLGGGASDARLVRLLASFLGRPVERCADDETGARGAALYAAMSQGMDDAAEGSALLAPCDLIEPDARDARAHADFNADFNELIDSMSPVFTHIAGGAQSAARPPEGARTAARSAEVSP from the coding sequence ATGATGCCAAACATACTGATCGGCGTGGACATGGGCTCGAGCAGCCTGAAAGCCCTGGCCCTCGAAGTCGGAAGCGGCCGAGCCGTTGCCCTGTCCCGCATGCCTTTGCCGCACGACCGGCTCGCCGGCGGCGGCTGCGAAGTCGGCGCCGCCGCCATTCGCGCCGCGCTCACCCACGTGCTGCGCGACGTGGCCCACCAGCTCGGGCCGCGCGCCGCAGAGGTTCGCGCCATGGCCTGCACCGGCCACGGCGCCGGCCTCTACGCGCTCGATGCGAACAACGAACTGGTCGGCGGCCGCGCCGTCGCATCCACCGACCAGCGCGCCGATGCCCGCGCACGGACATTGGCCAAAAGCCAGGGCGCGCGGCTCTTCGAAGACGTGGGCTGCGGCCCCTGGCCCGGCCAGCCGACGGTGATTGCCGCCGAGCTCCTGGGCGCAGATGCCGTGCAGCGCGGCGAACTGCGCCGCTTGCTGTTCGCCAAGGACTACCTCGGCTTCCTGCTCACCGGCGAAATCGCCACAGACGCCAGCGATGCGAGCACCGCCGGCCTGGTGTCGCTCGCCACCGGCGGCTGGTCGCAGATCGCCTTCGACGCCTCGGGCCTCACGGACCTGGGCGCGCACAACTTCGGCCCGATCCTGCCGAGCGGCACGGTGCTCGGCAAGCTGCGCGCCTCCGAGGCTGCGCTGTGCGGCCTGCCTGCAGGCATTCCCGTTGCGATGGGCGCCATCGACCTGCTCGCTTCGATGACCGCCATCTGCGCCGAACGCCGCGGCCGCGCAGTTCAGGTGTTCGGCACGTGGTGCGTGAACGCCGTCATCGGCCCGGTCATGGAGCCCAAGCCGGCGGTCGCCTCCATCGTGAATTTCGGCCGCACGCATGAGCGGCTCTACATGGAGAACAGCCCGTCTTCGATGGCCAACATCGCGTGGCTCGCGGGCGTGCTCGCGCTGCCCGATGCGCGCGCTGTGGTCGACCTCGCGATGACCGTGCCGCTCGGCGCCAACGGCCTGCGCTTCGCGCCTTTCATCAATGGCGGCGGTGGCGTGACGGCGGGCTTCGTGGGCATGAAGAGCCATCACACCCGCGCCGACATGGCACGCGCCGTGGTCGATGCCGTGGCGGCGCTGCATGTGCGCCAGACGGCGCGCCTGGCGGCCGGCGGCCTCGCCGTGTCCGCATCGACCGTGCTGGGCGGCGGTGCGAGCGATGCACGCCTCGTGCGCCTGCTCGCCTCGTTCCTGGGCCGCCCGGTCGAGCGCTGCGCCGACGACGAGACCGGCGCGCGCGGCGCGGCGCTTTACGCCGCCATGTCGCAGGGCATGGACGACGCGGCCGAGGGCAGCGCGCTGCTCGCGCCGTGCGACCTCATCGAACCCGATGCACGGGACGCACGCGCCCATGCGGATTTCAACGCCGATTTCAACGAACTGATCGACAGCATGTCACCTGTATTCACCCACATCGCGGGCGGTGCGCAGAGCGCCGCACGGCCGCCCGAAGGCGCTCGCACCGCAGCGCGCAGCGCGGAGGTTTCTCCATGA
- a CDS encoding glycerol-3-phosphate dehydrogenase/oxidase produces MSAWQLPFVRPASLADRHFSTVIVGAGINGVGVFRDLSLQRVDCLIVDKGDFGAGASSAPSRMIHGGLRYLENGSFSLVAEATRERNLLLRNAPHLVRPLKTVVPLANFFGGLMSSALKFFGRTPPQRTRGLLAVALGLRLYDILGRRQRVMPGHRISRVPTNDRGLFRAAIRWTATFFDAWISHPEWLILELIGDACRDQPRSAAANYCRVMGCAGNILTLRDELTGALVRVTADTVVNATGAWLDRSAAVLGGAGPRVMGTKGSHLVLDHPALRDALDGRMAYFEAVDGRVCIVYPFLDRVLVGSTDIPVEDPDQIVTEPAEVDYLIDVLREVFPNMAFGRDHVVYTYVGVRPLARSDADKPGQISRDHSVVVDPPSATRDIPIVGLVGGKWTTFRSLAEEATTEVLQLLGRSRTASTELLPIGGGADLPADAAATERFIEKMTASGMGRARALTLLARYGSKALPLAQRLAASGDVPLQHAPDYSAAELSYLCLETGVVHLDDLVIRRTLLAIRGLVTDAALAEISGIAAEALGWDAARAHKELRTCATALREHHNVRLQAVAPDVEPSFDASLMASSALGQS; encoded by the coding sequence ATGAGCGCTTGGCAACTTCCCTTCGTGCGTCCTGCCTCTTTGGCGGACCGTCATTTTTCGACCGTGATCGTCGGTGCCGGCATCAACGGCGTCGGCGTGTTCCGCGATCTCTCGCTGCAGCGCGTCGATTGCCTGATCGTCGACAAGGGCGACTTCGGCGCCGGTGCCAGCAGCGCACCCTCGCGCATGATCCACGGCGGCCTGCGCTACCTGGAGAACGGCAGCTTCTCGCTGGTGGCCGAGGCCACGCGCGAGCGCAACCTGCTGCTGCGCAACGCGCCGCACCTCGTGCGCCCGCTCAAGACCGTGGTGCCGCTCGCGAACTTCTTCGGCGGCCTCATGAGCAGCGCGCTCAAGTTCTTCGGCCGCACGCCGCCGCAGCGCACGCGCGGCCTGCTGGCGGTGGCGCTGGGCCTGCGGCTCTACGACATCCTCGGCCGCCGCCAGCGCGTGATGCCGGGGCACCGCATCAGCCGCGTGCCGACCAACGACCGCGGCCTCTTCCGCGCGGCGATCCGCTGGACCGCGACCTTCTTCGATGCGTGGATCAGCCATCCCGAATGGCTCATTCTCGAACTCATCGGCGATGCCTGCCGCGACCAGCCGCGCTCGGCCGCCGCCAACTACTGCCGCGTGATGGGGTGTGCGGGCAACATCCTCACGCTGCGCGACGAACTCACCGGCGCACTCGTGCGCGTGACCGCCGACACCGTGGTGAACGCCACGGGCGCGTGGCTGGACCGCAGCGCGGCCGTGCTCGGCGGCGCAGGCCCGCGCGTGATGGGCACCAAGGGCTCGCACCTCGTGCTCGACCACCCCGCGCTGCGCGATGCGCTCGACGGCCGCATGGCGTATTTCGAGGCGGTGGACGGGCGCGTGTGCATCGTCTATCCCTTCCTCGACCGCGTGCTCGTGGGCTCGACCGACATCCCGGTCGAAGACCCGGACCAGATCGTCACCGAACCCGCCGAGGTCGACTACCTCATCGACGTGCTGCGCGAGGTGTTCCCCAACATGGCCTTCGGGCGTGACCACGTGGTCTACACCTATGTCGGCGTGCGGCCGCTCGCGCGCTCCGATGCCGACAAGCCGGGCCAGATCTCGCGCGACCACTCGGTGGTGGTCGATCCGCCGAGCGCGACGCGCGACATTCCCATCGTTGGCCTCGTCGGCGGCAAGTGGACGACCTTCCGTTCGCTCGCCGAGGAAGCGACCACCGAAGTGCTGCAGCTTCTGGGGCGCTCGCGCACCGCATCGACCGAGCTGCTGCCCATCGGCGGTGGTGCAGACCTGCCGGCCGATGCGGCCGCGACCGAGCGTTTCATCGAGAAGATGACGGCCTCGGGCATGGGCCGCGCGCGCGCACTGACGCTGCTCGCGCGCTACGGCTCGAAGGCACTGCCGCTCGCGCAGCGCCTCGCCGCCTCGGGCGACGTGCCGTTGCAACACGCACCCGACTACTCGGCCGCCGAGCTCTCGTACCTGTGCCTGGAAACCGGCGTGGTGCATCTCGATGACCTCGTGATCCGCCGCACGCTGCTGGCGATTCGCGGCCTCGTCACCGATGCCGCGTTGGCCGAAATCTCGGGCATCGCGGCCGAGGCGCTGGGCTGGGACGCGGCGCGCGCGCACAAGGAGCTGCGCACCTGCGCGACGGCCCTGCGCGAGCATCACAACGTGCGCCTGCAGGCCGTGGCGCCCGACGTGGAACCTTCTTTCGATGCATCATTGATGGCCAGCTCCGCCCTCGGCCAGTCCTAA
- a CDS encoding GntR family transcriptional regulator — MNSPNDTLSTVLDRNSESPLWAQFRDAIRLQILKGVLPIGAKLPSEAELGDQFGISRIVVREALADLVRNNLIYKIKGRGAFVSARERDEDFVSTVLGFSDEMERKGRSVRTQILTQELRAPTEQEAASLGLTEPDAQVVALKRLRSVDGELRLLVETVVPADLTPGLHRTRLDDRSLYDVLRRQYGLRLVRAERWIDAVLPDAETCKLLDLPHPEPLLRIESIAYGANGRPLEHYRALHRCKTSRLHVQTTT, encoded by the coding sequence GTGAACAGTCCCAACGACACCCTGTCGACCGTGCTCGACCGCAACTCCGAGTCCCCGCTGTGGGCCCAGTTCCGCGATGCGATCCGCCTGCAGATCCTGAAGGGCGTGCTGCCCATCGGCGCCAAGCTGCCATCCGAAGCCGAGCTGGGCGACCAGTTCGGCATCTCGCGCATCGTGGTGCGCGAGGCCCTGGCCGACCTGGTGCGCAACAACCTCATCTACAAGATCAAGGGCCGCGGCGCTTTTGTGTCGGCGCGGGAGCGCGACGAGGATTTCGTCTCCACGGTGCTCGGCTTCTCCGACGAAATGGAGCGCAAGGGCCGCTCGGTGCGCACGCAGATCCTCACGCAGGAACTGCGCGCGCCCACCGAGCAGGAAGCCGCATCGCTGGGGCTCACCGAGCCCGATGCGCAGGTCGTTGCGCTCAAGCGTCTTCGCAGTGTCGATGGCGAGCTGCGCCTCCTGGTCGAGACGGTGGTGCCCGCAGACCTCACGCCGGGGCTGCATCGCACGCGGCTGGACGACCGTTCGCTCTACGACGTGCTGCGTCGCCAGTACGGCCTGCGCCTGGTGCGCGCCGAGCGCTGGATCGATGCGGTGCTGCCCGATGCCGAAACCTGCAAGCTGCTGGACCTGCCGCACCCCGAGCCGCTGTTGCGCATCGAGTCGATCGCCTATGGCGCGAACGGCCGGCCGCTGGAGCACTACCGCGCGCTGCACCGCTGCAAGACGAGCCGCCTGCACGTGCAGACGACGACCTGA
- a CDS encoding DMT family transporter → MPSFTPRQFVLLVLLTLAWGFNWPVMKLGVADYPPLAFRAISIWLGLPVLGIALVWMKVPFRVPRSAWPELVWLGATNMFVWHACIILAVKALSGGRAAILGYTMPVFSAVIGALLFSAVLTRRSWIGVGACAVGVGLLLWHELTDFAGRPGYVALALVAAATWALGTQLLRHTRIGLPTLTLSFWMTAMTAVVMTVLSLLFERGPWRWPGTVTWGSILYNAVLIFGFAHAAWFYLARGLPPVASTLSVMFIPVLGVFSGAVWLGEVVHWQDWVAVALMMVAIASVLWPSRGNAAKA, encoded by the coding sequence ATGCCCTCCTTCACCCCGCGCCAGTTCGTCCTGCTCGTCCTACTGACCCTCGCCTGGGGTTTCAACTGGCCGGTGATGAAGCTGGGCGTGGCCGACTATCCGCCGCTCGCCTTCCGCGCGATCTCGATCTGGCTGGGCCTGCCCGTGCTGGGCATCGCGCTGGTGTGGATGAAGGTGCCGTTCCGCGTGCCGCGCAGCGCCTGGCCCGAGCTGGTGTGGCTGGGCGCGACCAACATGTTCGTCTGGCACGCCTGCATCATTCTTGCGGTGAAGGCGCTGTCGGGCGGGCGCGCGGCGATCCTGGGGTACACGATGCCGGTGTTCTCGGCGGTGATCGGTGCGCTGCTGTTCTCTGCCGTGCTCACGCGGCGTTCTTGGATCGGCGTGGGAGCCTGTGCCGTCGGCGTGGGGCTGTTGCTGTGGCATGAGCTCACCGACTTCGCGGGGCGGCCCGGCTACGTCGCACTCGCGCTGGTGGCCGCAGCGACATGGGCGCTGGGCACGCAGCTGCTGCGCCACACGCGCATCGGGCTGCCGACGCTCACGCTCTCGTTCTGGATGACGGCGATGACCGCCGTCGTGATGACGGTGCTCTCGCTGCTCTTCGAGCGCGGCCCGTGGCGCTGGCCGGGCACGGTGACCTGGGGATCGATCCTCTACAACGCGGTGCTGATCTTCGGCTTCGCGCACGCGGCGTGGTTCTACCTCGCGCGCGGCCTGCCGCCGGTGGCTTCGACCCTGAGCGTGATGTTCATCCCCGTGCTCGGCGTGTTCAGCGGCGCGGTGTGGCTCGGCGAGGTCGTGCACTGGCAGGACTGGGTCGCGGTCGCGCTGATGATGGTCGCGATCGCCTCGGTGCTCTGGCCCTCGCGCGGCAACGCCGCCAAGGCCTGA
- the uvrA gene encoding excinuclease ABC subunit UvrA, giving the protein MSGCPRTIAPLNSKATEELAAQEESARDAQRERDTYLGAVLAQQRISIRGARTHNLKNVDLDIPRNKLVVITGLSGSGKSSLAFDTLYAEGQRRYVESLSAYARQFLQLMDKPDVDVIEGLSPAISIEQKATSHNPRSTVGTVTEIHDYLRLLFARAGTPYCPDHHLPLQAQTVSQMVDATLAIPDEPRLLILAPVAREKKGEFLELFAEMQAAGYVRFRVDGQTYEYNDLPKLKKTEKHDIDVVIDRLRARPDMQQRLAESFEAALRLAEGRAIALELGAEGVADKEHLFNAKFACPICHYSLSELEPRLFSFNSPVGACPSCDGLGHREVFDPARVVAFPSLSIASGAIKGWDRRNGYYFSMIESVAKHYKFDVDAPFESLPASVQQVLLNGSAAEEIKFNYTMESGNFAGKKLTKKHPFEGIIPNMTRRYRETDSVMVREDLARFRNLQPCPDCGGSRLRREARNVFLVDESARPADGGEPPRMAIFELSHLTLRDSLAWFQTLKLRGAKADIADKVVREIGLRLKFLNDVGLNYLSLDRSAETLSGGEAQRIRLASQIGSGLTGVMYVLDEPSIGLHQRDNDRLIGTLKHLRDIGNSVIVVEHDEDMIHAADHVIDMGPGAGVHGGRVMAQGTYAEVSANPDSLTGQYLSGTKKIEVPKHRTAWLPAVKKPAFNEGKKPSRFPQSPAAERRAAREAAHIASQTDLQEIRVVGATGNNLKNVSVAFPVGLLTCVTGVSGSGKSTLVNDTLYTAVARTLYRAHEEPAEHESVEGIEYFDKVINVDQSPIGRTPRSNPATYTGLFTPIRELMAETNTARERGYGPGRFSFNVAGGRCEACQGDGVVKVEMHFLPDVYVPCEVCHGQRYNRETLEVQYKGKNIAQILEMTVETAHEFLKAVPTIERKLRTLLDVGLSYIKLGQSATTLSGGEAQRVKLALELSKRDTGRTLYILDEPTTGLHFADIELLLKVLHQLRDAGNTIVVIEHNLDVIKTADWLIDMGPEGGAGGGTVVGEGTPEDIAANEASHTGRYLKRLL; this is encoded by the coding sequence ATGTCCGGTTGCCCTCGGACGATCGCCCCCTTGAATTCCAAAGCCACTGAAGAACTCGCCGCCCAAGAGGAAAGCGCACGCGACGCGCAACGCGAACGCGACACCTACCTCGGCGCGGTGCTGGCGCAGCAGCGCATCAGCATCCGCGGTGCGCGCACCCACAACCTGAAGAACGTCGACCTGGACATTCCGCGCAACAAGCTGGTGGTGATCACCGGCCTGTCGGGCTCGGGCAAGTCGAGCCTGGCCTTCGACACGCTGTATGCCGAAGGGCAGCGGCGCTATGTCGAGAGCCTGTCGGCGTATGCGCGGCAGTTCCTGCAGCTGATGGACAAGCCCGATGTGGACGTGATCGAGGGCCTGTCGCCCGCGATCAGCATCGAGCAGAAGGCCACCAGCCACAACCCGCGCTCCACCGTGGGCACGGTGACCGAGATCCACGACTACCTGCGCCTGCTCTTCGCCCGCGCCGGCACACCCTACTGCCCCGACCACCACCTGCCGCTGCAGGCGCAGACGGTCTCGCAGATGGTCGACGCCACGCTCGCCATCCCCGACGAACCGCGCCTGTTGATCCTGGCACCCGTGGCGCGCGAGAAGAAGGGCGAGTTCCTCGAGCTCTTCGCCGAGATGCAGGCCGCGGGCTACGTGCGCTTCCGCGTCGACGGGCAAACGTACGAATACAACGACCTCCCCAAGCTCAAGAAGACCGAGAAGCACGACATCGACGTCGTGATCGACCGCCTGCGCGCACGCCCCGACATGCAGCAGCGCCTGGCCGAGAGCTTCGAGGCCGCGCTGCGCCTTGCCGAAGGCCGTGCGATTGCGCTCGAGCTGGGCGCTGAAGGGGTGGCCGACAAGGAACACCTGTTCAACGCCAAGTTCGCCTGCCCGATCTGCCACTACTCGCTGTCGGAGCTCGAGCCACGCCTCTTCTCGTTCAACTCGCCCGTGGGCGCGTGCCCGAGCTGCGACGGCCTCGGCCACCGCGAGGTGTTCGATCCGGCGCGCGTGGTGGCCTTCCCGTCGCTCTCGATCGCCAGCGGTGCCATCAAGGGCTGGGACCGCCGCAACGGCTATTACTTCAGCATGATCGAGAGCGTCGCGAAGCACTACAAGTTCGACGTCGATGCGCCCTTCGAGTCGCTGCCCGCCTCGGTGCAGCAGGTGCTGCTGAACGGTTCGGCCGCCGAAGAGATCAAGTTCAACTACACCATGGAATCGGGCAACTTCGCGGGCAAGAAGCTCACGAAGAAGCATCCCTTCGAGGGGATCATCCCGAACATGACGCGGCGCTACCGCGAGACCGATTCGGTGATGGTGCGCGAAGACCTCGCGCGCTTTCGGAACCTCCAGCCGTGCCCCGACTGCGGCGGTTCGCGCCTTCGTCGTGAAGCGCGCAACGTGTTCCTGGTCGATGAATCGGCCCGACCGGCCGATGGCGGCGAGCCGCCGCGCATGGCGATCTTCGAGCTGAGTCATCTCACCTTGCGCGACTCGCTCGCCTGGTTCCAGACGCTCAAGCTGCGCGGAGCCAAGGCCGACATCGCCGACAAGGTGGTGCGCGAGATCGGCCTGCGCCTGAAATTCCTCAACGACGTCGGCCTCAACTACCTGAGCCTGGACCGCAGCGCCGAGACGCTCTCGGGCGGCGAGGCGCAGCGCATTCGCCTGGCCTCGCAGATCGGCTCGGGCCTCACGGGCGTGATGTATGTGCTCGACGAGCCCAGCATCGGCCTGCACCAGCGCGACAACGACCGGCTCATCGGCACGCTGAAACACCTGCGCGACATCGGCAACAGCGTGATCGTGGTCGAGCACGACGAGGACATGATCCACGCCGCCGACCACGTCATCGACATGGGCCCCGGCGCCGGCGTGCACGGCGGCCGCGTGATGGCGCAGGGCACCTATGCCGAGGTGTCGGCCAATCCCGATTCGCTCACCGGCCAGTACCTCTCGGGCACGAAGAAGATCGAGGTGCCCAAGCACCGCACCGCATGGCTGCCGGCCGTGAAGAAGCCGGCCTTCAACGAAGGCAAGAAGCCCTCGCGTTTTCCGCAGAGCCCTGCGGCCGAACGGCGTGCGGCGCGTGAAGCGGCGCACATCGCCTCGCAGACCGACCTGCAGGAAATCCGCGTCGTCGGCGCCACCGGCAACAACCTCAAGAACGTGAGCGTCGCCTTCCCCGTCGGCCTTTTGACCTGCGTGACCGGCGTCTCGGGCTCCGGCAAATCGACGCTGGTGAACGACACGCTCTACACCGCCGTCGCGCGCACGCTGTACCGCGCGCACGAAGAGCCCGCCGAGCACGAGTCGGTCGAGGGCATCGAGTATTTCGACAAGGTCATCAACGTCGACCAGTCGCCCATCGGCCGCACGCCGCGCAGCAACCCGGCCACCTACACGGGCCTCTTCACGCCCATCCGCGAACTGATGGCCGAGACCAACACCGCGCGCGAGCGCGGCTACGGCCCGGGCCGCTTCAGCTTCAACGTGGCGGGCGGCCGTTGCGAGGCCTGCCAGGGCGATGGCGTGGTGAAGGTCGAGATGCACTTCCTGCCTGACGTGTACGTGCCCTGCGAGGTCTGCCACGGCCAGCGCTACAACCGCGAGACGCTCGAGGTCCAGTACAAGGGCAAGAACATCGCCCAGATCCTCGAGATGACGGTCGAGACCGCACACGAGTTCCTGAAGGCCGTGCCGACCATCGAGCGCAAGCTGCGCACGCTGCTGGACGTGGGCCTCTCGTACATCAAGCTCGGCCAGTCGGCCACCACGCTCTCGGGCGGCGAGGCGCAGCGCGTGAAGCTTGCGCTCGAGCTGAGCAAGCGCGACACGGGCCGCACGCTCTACATCCTGGACGAGCCGACGACCGGGCTGCACTTCGCCGACATCGAACTGCTGCTGAAGGTGCTGCACCAGCTGCGCGACGCGGGCAACACGATCGTCGTGATCGAGCACAACCTGGACGTCATCAAGACGGCCGACTGGCTCATCGACATGGGCCCCGAAGGCGGTGCCGGCGGCGGCACGGTGGTGGGCGAAGGCACGCCGGAAGACATCGCGGCGAACGAGGCGAGTCACACGGGGCGTTATCTCAAGCGTTTGCTGTAA
- the ssb gene encoding single-stranded DNA-binding protein, whose protein sequence is MASVNKVIVVGNLGRDPEMRTFPSGDQVANVTVATTDRWKDKQSGEMREATEWHRIVFNGRLAEIAGQYLRKGSQVYVEGSLRTRKWTDKDGIEKYTTEIRADQMQMLGSRQGQGGPSGGPEDDGGYSQGGGGGGYSQGGNGGGGGGGGGGGYAPRAPAAAPRAPSAAPRQAPAKSSTGFDDMDDDIPF, encoded by the coding sequence ATGGCATCGGTCAATAAAGTCATCGTCGTCGGCAATCTGGGGCGCGACCCCGAAATGCGTACCTTCCCGAGCGGCGACCAGGTCGCAAACGTCACAGTGGCCACCACCGATCGCTGGAAAGACAAGCAAAGCGGCGAAATGCGCGAAGCCACCGAATGGCACCGCATCGTCTTCAACGGCCGCCTGGCCGAAATCGCCGGCCAGTACCTGCGCAAGGGCTCGCAGGTGTATGTCGAAGGCTCGCTGCGCACGCGCAAGTGGACCGACAAGGACGGCATCGAGAAATACACCACCGAAATCCGCGCCGACCAGATGCAGATGCTGGGCAGCCGCCAGGGCCAGGGCGGCCCGTCGGGCGGTCCGGAAGACGACGGCGGGTATTCGCAAGGCGGCGGCGGTGGTGGCTACTCGCAGGGTGGCAATGGCGGCGGCGGCGGCGGCGGTGGTGGTGGTGGCTACGCTCCCCGCGCTCCGGCTGCGGCACCCCGGGCACCTTCGGCTGCTCCGCGCCAGGCACCGGCCAAGTCGTCGACGGGCTTCGACGACATGGATGACGACATCCCGTTCTGA
- a CDS encoding sensor histidine kinase: MNVPMVRELRAWFFEGLSKYRAAPLWANVVLVVSLALLALMIVFFGGSSAAPGVPATRITHADWQVTEAPGFREPSIVMDSRALPDTWQSIELPLSLPIALLRQTDDRFIASATRTTWLRVAVHDLPVTTGPLALYGVRIKTDGTIAVYADGRLVHRDQENGPLWNSTRTPLWVVIEKTPDAVPLKEILIRLEHTRNAQVAVSSLWLGPVDSLKDRYNKRLWFQQDLPAMLGAAFMAVGLFALFVWFRRRHETGYLLFFNLATTSFLRSLHFYVSLPVANDWFAWLTVNSLFWLVAVVHFALRQLHGRPLQWLTYAVVGWTALIGVLTLPGLGILTNTPQVTPLIYVGAAAMGAAVALVGGISAWRRSNEGRLVAVGIGVCVLLGLSDWLLQNNFANPEGWYLGSYTNAVTFAVFGTLMYRRYVNAIAEVELVNASLAERLQAREAELEQSHRRLREVEKRQTISDERQRLMQDMHDGLGSSLISAIRSVENGRLSDEKVSHILRSCLDDLKLTIDSMEPLEEDLLLLLATLRYRLGPRLEGSGVALRWEVQEIPPLDWLDPTSALHILRIVQESIANILRHTRATEIRVGTAPEAEGVRVTIEDNGQGFDVDKAMAEAGGRGMQNQLRRAQAIGGGVSWRSGPTGTLFTLWLPLQRKPRKA; the protein is encoded by the coding sequence ATGAACGTCCCCATGGTGCGCGAGCTGCGCGCGTGGTTCTTCGAAGGCCTCTCGAAATACCGCGCCGCGCCCCTCTGGGCGAATGTGGTGCTGGTCGTCTCCCTCGCCCTCCTGGCGCTCATGATCGTCTTCTTCGGCGGTTCCTCCGCCGCGCCAGGCGTGCCGGCGACCCGGATCACCCATGCCGACTGGCAGGTCACCGAAGCGCCGGGCTTTCGCGAACCCTCGATCGTCATGGACAGCCGGGCCTTGCCAGACACCTGGCAGTCCATCGAGCTGCCCCTGTCCCTGCCCATCGCGCTGCTGCGCCAGACCGACGACCGCTTCATCGCCAGCGCAACGCGCACCACGTGGCTTCGCGTGGCCGTGCACGACCTGCCCGTCACCACGGGCCCGCTCGCGCTGTACGGCGTGCGCATCAAGACCGACGGCACCATCGCGGTGTACGCCGACGGCCGGCTGGTTCACCGCGACCAGGAAAACGGACCGCTGTGGAACAGCACCCGCACGCCGCTGTGGGTGGTGATCGAGAAAACGCCCGATGCCGTACCGCTGAAGGAAATCCTCATCCGCCTGGAGCACACGCGCAATGCGCAGGTGGCGGTGTCTTCGCTTTGGCTGGGCCCGGTCGATTCGCTGAAGGACCGCTACAACAAGCGCCTGTGGTTCCAGCAGGACCTGCCCGCCATGCTCGGCGCGGCCTTCATGGCGGTGGGCCTGTTCGCACTGTTCGTGTGGTTCCGGCGCCGGCACGAGACCGGCTACCTGCTTTTCTTCAATCTCGCGACCACGTCGTTCCTGCGAAGTCTGCATTTCTACGTGAGCCTGCCGGTGGCCAACGACTGGTTCGCCTGGCTCACGGTCAACTCGCTGTTCTGGCTGGTCGCGGTGGTGCACTTTGCGCTGCGCCAATTGCATGGCCGACCGCTCCAGTGGCTCACGTACGCGGTGGTCGGCTGGACTGCGCTGATCGGCGTGCTGACCCTGCCGGGCCTCGGCATCCTGACGAACACCCCGCAGGTCACGCCGCTCATCTACGTCGGCGCGGCCGCCATGGGCGCGGCCGTGGCGCTGGTGGGAGGCATCAGCGCCTGGCGCCGCTCGAACGAAGGCCGGCTGGTGGCCGTCGGCATCGGCGTGTGCGTGCTGCTGGGCCTGTCCGACTGGCTGCTGCAGAACAACTTCGCGAATCCGGAGGGCTGGTACCTGGGGTCCTACACCAACGCCGTGACCTTCGCCGTCTTCGGCACGCTGATGTACCGGCGCTACGTCAACGCCATCGCCGAGGTCGAACTGGTCAACGCCAGCCTGGCCGAGCGCCTGCAGGCGCGCGAGGCCGAGCTCGAACAGAGCCACCGCCGGCTGCGCGAGGTGGAAAAGCGCCAGACCATCAGCGACGAGCGCCAGCGGCTGATGCAGGACATGCACGACGGCCTGGGCTCATCGCTCATCAGCGCGATCCGTTCGGTGGAGAACGGGCGCCTCAGCGACGAGAAGGTGTCGCATATCCTCAGAAGCTGCCTGGACGACCTGAAGCTCACCATCGATTCGATGGAGCCGCTCGAGGAAGACCTGCTGCTCCTGCTGGCCACGCTGCGCTACCGCCTCGGTCCCCGGCTCGAGGGCTCCGGCGTCGCGCTGCGCTGGGAGGTGCAGGAGATCCCGCCGCTCGACTGGCTCGACCCGACCAGCGCGCTGCACATCCTGCGCATCGTGCAGGAGAGCATCGCCAACATCCTGCGCCACACGCGCGCCACCGAAATCCGCGTGGGCACCGCGCCCGAGGCCGAGGGCGTGCGGGTGACCATCGAGGACAACGGCCAGGGCTTCGACGTCGACAAGGCGATGGCCGAGGCCGGCGGGCGCGGCATGCAGAACCAGTTGCGCCGTGCGCAGGCCATCGGCGGGGGCGTGAGCTGGCGCTCGGGGCCGACGGGCACGCTGTTCACGCTGTGGCTGCCGCTGCAGCGCAAGCCGCGGAAGGCTTGA